A region of Spiribacter roseus DNA encodes the following proteins:
- the hemF gene encoding oxygen-dependent coproporphyrinogen oxidase codes for MTEIDATAVRSYLLDLQDRICDGLSALDGNDFHEDAWDREAGGGGRTRVLSGGPVFEQAGVNFSHVFGANLPATASERRPELAGRGFQALGVSLVVHPRNPYVPTSHANVRFFMAEAEDAEPVWWFGGGFDLTPFYPFDEDCRHWHQVAHDAVAPWGEDLYPRFKTWCDEYFYLPHRGETRGIGGLFFDDYERGGFGSAFAMMRSVGDGYMRAYAPIVEARQDIPYTERERDFQLYRRGRYVEFNLLYDRGTKFGIQSGGRTESILMSMPPLARWEYDYQVGEATPEAELTRRYLQPREWL; via the coding sequence ATGACCGAGATTGATGCAACTGCCGTCCGATCCTATCTGCTGGATCTGCAGGATCGTATCTGCGATGGGCTGTCGGCGTTGGATGGCAACGACTTTCATGAGGACGCCTGGGATCGCGAGGCGGGAGGCGGCGGCCGGACGCGGGTGCTCAGTGGTGGGCCCGTGTTCGAGCAGGCGGGCGTCAACTTCTCGCACGTGTTCGGCGCCAACCTGCCCGCCACCGCCAGCGAGCGCCGACCGGAGCTGGCCGGCCGCGGCTTCCAGGCCCTGGGCGTGTCGCTGGTGGTGCACCCGCGCAACCCGTATGTGCCCACCTCGCACGCCAATGTCCGCTTTTTCATGGCCGAGGCCGAGGACGCCGAACCGGTCTGGTGGTTTGGCGGCGGCTTTGACCTGACTCCGTTCTATCCCTTCGACGAGGACTGCCGTCACTGGCATCAGGTGGCCCACGACGCCGTCGCCCCGTGGGGAGAGGATCTGTACCCACGCTTCAAGACCTGGTGCGATGAGTACTTCTACCTGCCCCATCGTGGCGAAACCCGAGGCATCGGCGGACTGTTCTTTGACGATTACGAGCGCGGCGGTTTCGGGTCGGCGTTCGCCATGATGCGCTCGGTGGGCGACGGCTACATGCGCGCCTACGCCCCCATCGTCGAGGCCCGCCAGGACATTCCCTATACCGAGCGCGAACGCGACTTCCAGCTCTATCGGCGCGGCCGCTATGTCGAATTCAACCTGCTCTACGACCGCGGCACCAAGTTCGGCATCCAGTCGGGCGGCCGGACCGAGTCGATCCTCATGTCGATGCCACCGCTGGCGCGCTGGGAGTACGACTACCAAGTGGGCGAAGCCACGCCCGAGGCGGAACTGACCCGGCGCTATCTGCAGCCCCGTGAGTGGCTCTAG
- a CDS encoding molybdenum cofactor biosynthesis protein MoaE, with the protein MTDHIDGEAIDLDALFEETASPDAGAVVVFGGTVRRHHAGQTVTDIEYSAYVPLAERALAAVEAEALSGYDILSCRIRHRTGRLRVGELSVVVVVRAAHRAEAFEAARFAIDRLKATAPVWKRETYADGSQVYQQGEALPGAGE; encoded by the coding sequence ATGACGGACCATATTGATGGCGAGGCCATCGACCTCGACGCGCTGTTCGAGGAGACCGCCTCGCCGGATGCCGGCGCCGTGGTGGTGTTCGGCGGCACGGTGCGCCGTCACCACGCGGGCCAGACCGTCACCGATATCGAGTACTCGGCCTACGTTCCGCTGGCCGAGCGCGCCCTGGCCGCCGTCGAGGCCGAGGCGCTGTCCGGCTATGACATCCTCTCGTGTCGGATCCGCCATCGCACCGGCCGTCTGCGGGTCGGTGAGCTGAGCGTGGTGGTGGTGGTGCGCGCGGCGCACCGGGCGGAGGCGTTCGAGGCCGCGCGGTTTGCCATCGACCGGCTCAAGGCCACCGCACCGGTCTGGAAGCGCGAGACCTATGCCGATGGCTCGCAGGTCTATCAGCAGGGCGAGGCGCTGCCGGGGGCGGGGGAGTAG
- the moaA gene encoding GTP 3',8-cyclase MoaA, with the protein MTQDVTDRRDRPLRDLRISLTDRCNFRCSYCMPKALFGADHAFLPRHQLLSFEEIARLAGVLASLGVRKLRLTGGEPLLRRDLETLIGLLRDIDGIEDISLTTNASLLTRDKARALRAAGLDRLTVSLDGIDDATFRAMNDVGFPVAKVLAGIDHAEAAGLGPIKINMVVQKGVNDGDILPMAGHFRGTAHIVRFIEYMDVGNSNGWRLDQVIPSRDVVDRINARWPIEPLAPNYRGEVAERYRYRDGAGEVGLISSVTQPFCGTCQRARLSAEGQLFTCLFASHGHDLRERLRRGDSDAALHEALTTVWSQRDDRYSELRTAVEQPIDSRRIEMSYIGG; encoded by the coding sequence ATGACGCAGGACGTCACCGATCGGCGCGATCGACCGCTGCGGGATCTGCGGATTTCGCTGACCGATCGCTGCAATTTCCGCTGCAGCTACTGCATGCCCAAGGCCCTGTTCGGTGCCGATCACGCCTTTCTGCCGCGCCACCAGCTGCTCTCGTTCGAGGAGATCGCCCGGCTCGCCGGGGTGTTAGCGTCGCTGGGCGTGCGCAAGCTGCGCCTGACCGGGGGTGAGCCGCTGCTGCGCCGCGATCTGGAGACGCTGATCGGGCTGCTGCGCGACATTGATGGCATTGAGGACATCAGTCTGACCACCAATGCCTCGCTGCTGACCCGCGACAAGGCCCGGGCGCTGCGGGCGGCGGGGCTGGACCGTCTGACCGTCAGCCTGGACGGCATCGATGATGCGACCTTCCGGGCCATGAATGACGTCGGATTCCCGGTGGCGAAGGTGCTGGCCGGGATCGATCACGCCGAGGCGGCCGGGCTGGGGCCGATCAAGATCAACATGGTGGTGCAGAAAGGCGTCAATGATGGCGATATTCTGCCCATGGCCGGACATTTCCGCGGCACCGCCCACATCGTGCGCTTCATTGAGTACATGGATGTCGGCAACAGCAACGGCTGGCGGCTTGATCAGGTCATCCCGTCCCGCGACGTCGTGGACCGGATCAACGCCCGCTGGCCCATCGAACCGCTGGCACCCAATTACCGTGGCGAGGTGGCCGAGCGTTATCGCTATCGGGATGGCGCCGGCGAGGTCGGTCTGATCAGTTCAGTGACCCAGCCCTTCTGCGGCACCTGCCAGCGCGCCCGGCTGTCCGCCGAGGGTCAGCTGTTCACCTGCCTGTTCGCCAGTCACGGCCATGATCTGCGCGAGCGGCTGCGCCGCGGTGACAGTGACGCCGCGCTCCACGAGGCACTGACGACGGTCTGGTCGCAACGCGATGACCGCTACTCTGAGCTTCGCACCGCCGTCGAGCAGCCCATCGACAGCCGCCGCATCGAGATGTCCTACATCGGCGGTTAG
- a CDS encoding L-threonylcarbamoyladenylate synthase: MRTPSPALRRVRDQIHSGGVGAYPTEGVWGLGCDPLDSDAIARLIRLKGRGADKGLIVIAAGIDQLEGLVQWPARESVREAMLATWPGPVTWVMQAADGLPDLLTGGRPSIAVRVTRHPPVINLCRAAGSALVSTSANRSGRPACRRGWQVQRCFGRQLDWFVPGPLGGQRGPSEIRDADTGRVLRAGA, translated from the coding sequence ATGCGCACCCCCTCGCCGGCCCTGCGCCGGGTCCGCGATCAGATCCATTCAGGCGGCGTCGGCGCCTATCCCACCGAAGGGGTCTGGGGCCTGGGCTGCGATCCCCTCGACAGCGATGCCATCGCCCGGCTGATCCGGCTCAAGGGCCGGGGCGCGGACAAGGGCCTGATCGTGATTGCGGCGGGCATCGACCAGCTCGAGGGGCTGGTGCAATGGCCCGCCCGTGAGTCGGTGCGTGAGGCGATGCTGGCCACCTGGCCGGGTCCCGTCACCTGGGTCATGCAGGCCGCCGACGGCCTGCCCGATCTGCTGACCGGCGGGCGCCCGAGCATTGCCGTGCGGGTCACGCGCCACCCCCCGGTCATCAACCTCTGCCGCGCGGCCGGCTCAGCGCTGGTGTCCACCAGTGCCAACCGCAGTGGCCGGCCCGCCTGCCGGCGTGGCTGGCAGGTGCAGCGCTGCTTCGGCCGGCAGCTCGACTGGTTTGTGCCCGGCCCGCTGGGCGGCCAGCGCGGCCCGTCGGAAATCCGCGATGCCGACACCGGCCGGGTGCTGCGGGCGGGCGCCTAA